A window of the Echeneis naucrates chromosome 3, fEcheNa1.1, whole genome shotgun sequence genome harbors these coding sequences:
- the dync1li2 gene encoding cytoplasmic dynein 1 light intermediate chain 2 isoform X1, with protein MAPVLEKQLPGAAGAGENNSEEEEGQNLWTSILSDVSTRSSSKLPSGKNILVFGEDGSGKTSLMAKLQGADHNKKGRGLEYLYLNVNDEDRDDLTRCNVWILDGDVYHKGLLKFAVSAQSLPDCLAVFVADMSRPWTIMDSLQKWASVLRGHVDKLKISPEERREMEQKMVKVFQEYTEPEDATQSSPQRRAPTAGEDEAVVLPLGDNTLTYNLGIPVLIVCTKCDAVAVLEKEHDYREEHFDFIQSHIRRFCLQYGAGLIYTSVKEEKNLDLLYKYIVHKMYDFKFTTPALVVEKDAVFIPSGWDNDKKIGILHENFTTVRPEDPFEDFITKPPVRKFVHDKEISAEDEQVFLMKQQSLLAKQPATPTRGATESPGRPATGSPRPAGRAGQPTVSSSPLSAVKKPDPNMKGGAANEGVLANFFNSLLSKKTGAPGSPGSGAVGAGVQGPAKKTGQKPGLNDVQAELDRMTRKQDSMVSANNIPPTENEA; from the exons ATGGCTCCCGTTCTGGAGAAACAGCTCCCGGGCGCAGCCGGGGCCGGCGAGAATAACAGCGAAGAGGAAGAAGGGCAAAATCTTTG GACATCGATCCTGAGTGATGTTTCCACTAGATCAAGTTCAAAGTTGCCATCTGGAAAAAATATCCTCGTGTTTG GTGAGGATGGCTCAGGAAAAACATCACTCATGGCCAAACTTCAAGGAGCTGATCACAACAAGAAAGGGAGGGGACTGGAATATCTGTACTTAAATGTCAATGATGAGGACAGGGATG ACCTTACTCGGTGTAATGTGTGGATCCTAGATGGGGATGTGTACCACAAGGGCCTTCTTAAGTTTGCTGTCTCAGCTCAGTCGCTACCTGACTGTCTAGCTGTGTTTGTTGCGGACATGTCCCGGCCCTGGACCATTATGGATTCACTACAGAAGTGGGCCAGTGTGCTTCGTGGCCATGTGGACAAACTGAAAATCTCTCctgaggaaaggagagaaatggAACAGAAAA TGGTGAAGGTCTTCCAAGAGTACACAGAACCGGAGGATGCTACCCAATCCTCCCCACAGAGACGGGCCCCAACAGCTGGGGAAGACGAGGCTGTTGTACTACCGCTTGGGgacaacacactcacatacaacCTGGGTATTCCAGTGCTAATAGTTTGCACAAAG tgtgATGCAGTTGCTGTATTAGAGAAGGAGCACGACTACAGAGAGGAGCACTTTGATTTCATCCAGTCTCACATCAGGAGATTTTGCTTACAGT ATGGAGCTGGACTGATCTATACTTCagtcaaagaggagaagaacCTGGATCTGCTTTACAAATATATAGTACATAAGATGTATGACTTCAAGTTCACCACGCCTGCCTTAGTGGTGGAGAAGGATGCAGTGTTTAT TCCTTCTGGATGGGATAATGACAAGAAAATTGGAATATTGCATGAAAACTTCACAACAGTCAGACCTGAAGATCCATTTGAAGATTTTATCACAAAGCCTCCAGTGCGGAAG TTTGTTCACGACAAAGAGATAAGTGCAGAGGATGAGCAAGTGTTCTTGATGAAGCAGCAG TCATTGTTAGCAAAGCAACCAGCCACACCAACAAGAGGGGCAACA gaATCTCCAGGACGGCCAGCCACAGGGTCACCCAGACCTGCAGGACGTGCTGGACAACCTACAGTGAGCAGCTCACCATTGTCTGCAGTCAAAAAGCCTGATCCTAACATGAAAG GGGGGGCTGCAAATGAGGGAGTGCTTGCTAACTTCTTCAACAGCCTGTTGAGTAAAAAGACTGGAGCCCCAGGGAGCCCAGGATCTGGAGCAGTGGGAGCTGGAGTGCAAGGGCCTGCCAAGAAAACAG GGCAGAAGCCGGGTTTGAATgatgtccaggctgagctggaTAGGATGACTCGCAAACAAGACTCCATGGTTTCAGCTAACAACATACCACCGACAGAGAACGAAGCATGa
- the dync1li2 gene encoding cytoplasmic dynein 1 light intermediate chain 2 isoform X2, with protein MAPVLEKQLPGAAGAGENNSEEEEGQNLWTSILSDVSTRSSSKLPSGKNILVFGEDGSGKTSLMAKLQGADHNKKGRGLEYLYLNVNDEDRDDLTRCNVWILDGDVYHKGLLKFAVSAQSLPDCLAVFVADMSRPWTIMDSLQKWASVLRGHVDKLKISPEERREMEQKMVKVFQEYTEPEDATQSSPQRRAPTAGEDEAVVLPLGDNTLTYNLGIPVLIVCTKCDAVAVLEKEHDYREEHFDFIQSHIRRFCLQYGAGLIYTSVKEEKNLDLLYKYIVHKMYDFKFTTPALVVEKDAVFIPSGWDNDKKIGILHENFTTVRPEDPFEDFITKPPVRKFVHDKEISAEDEQVFLMKQQSLLAKQPATPTRGATESPGRPATGSPRPAGRAGQPTVSSSPLSAVKKPDPNMKGGAANEGVLANFFNSLLSKKTGAPGSPGSGAVGAGVQGPAKKTEAGFE; from the exons ATGGCTCCCGTTCTGGAGAAACAGCTCCCGGGCGCAGCCGGGGCCGGCGAGAATAACAGCGAAGAGGAAGAAGGGCAAAATCTTTG GACATCGATCCTGAGTGATGTTTCCACTAGATCAAGTTCAAAGTTGCCATCTGGAAAAAATATCCTCGTGTTTG GTGAGGATGGCTCAGGAAAAACATCACTCATGGCCAAACTTCAAGGAGCTGATCACAACAAGAAAGGGAGGGGACTGGAATATCTGTACTTAAATGTCAATGATGAGGACAGGGATG ACCTTACTCGGTGTAATGTGTGGATCCTAGATGGGGATGTGTACCACAAGGGCCTTCTTAAGTTTGCTGTCTCAGCTCAGTCGCTACCTGACTGTCTAGCTGTGTTTGTTGCGGACATGTCCCGGCCCTGGACCATTATGGATTCACTACAGAAGTGGGCCAGTGTGCTTCGTGGCCATGTGGACAAACTGAAAATCTCTCctgaggaaaggagagaaatggAACAGAAAA TGGTGAAGGTCTTCCAAGAGTACACAGAACCGGAGGATGCTACCCAATCCTCCCCACAGAGACGGGCCCCAACAGCTGGGGAAGACGAGGCTGTTGTACTACCGCTTGGGgacaacacactcacatacaacCTGGGTATTCCAGTGCTAATAGTTTGCACAAAG tgtgATGCAGTTGCTGTATTAGAGAAGGAGCACGACTACAGAGAGGAGCACTTTGATTTCATCCAGTCTCACATCAGGAGATTTTGCTTACAGT ATGGAGCTGGACTGATCTATACTTCagtcaaagaggagaagaacCTGGATCTGCTTTACAAATATATAGTACATAAGATGTATGACTTCAAGTTCACCACGCCTGCCTTAGTGGTGGAGAAGGATGCAGTGTTTAT TCCTTCTGGATGGGATAATGACAAGAAAATTGGAATATTGCATGAAAACTTCACAACAGTCAGACCTGAAGATCCATTTGAAGATTTTATCACAAAGCCTCCAGTGCGGAAG TTTGTTCACGACAAAGAGATAAGTGCAGAGGATGAGCAAGTGTTCTTGATGAAGCAGCAG TCATTGTTAGCAAAGCAACCAGCCACACCAACAAGAGGGGCAACA gaATCTCCAGGACGGCCAGCCACAGGGTCACCCAGACCTGCAGGACGTGCTGGACAACCTACAGTGAGCAGCTCACCATTGTCTGCAGTCAAAAAGCCTGATCCTAACATGAAAG GGGGGGCTGCAAATGAGGGAGTGCTTGCTAACTTCTTCAACAGCCTGTTGAGTAAAAAGACTGGAGCCCCAGGGAGCCCAGGATCTGGAGCAGTGGGAGCTGGAGTGCAAGGGCCTGCCAAGAAAACAG AAGCCGGGTTTGAATga
- the dync1li2 gene encoding cytoplasmic dynein 1 light intermediate chain 2 isoform X3, with the protein MAPVLEKQLPGAAGAGENNSEEEEGQNLWTSILSDVSTRSSSKLPSGKNILVFDLTRCNVWILDGDVYHKGLLKFAVSAQSLPDCLAVFVADMSRPWTIMDSLQKWASVLRGHVDKLKISPEERREMEQKMVKVFQEYTEPEDATQSSPQRRAPTAGEDEAVVLPLGDNTLTYNLGIPVLIVCTKCDAVAVLEKEHDYREEHFDFIQSHIRRFCLQYGAGLIYTSVKEEKNLDLLYKYIVHKMYDFKFTTPALVVEKDAVFIPSGWDNDKKIGILHENFTTVRPEDPFEDFITKPPVRKFVHDKEISAEDEQVFLMKQQSLLAKQPATPTRGATESPGRPATGSPRPAGRAGQPTVSSSPLSAVKKPDPNMKGGAANEGVLANFFNSLLSKKTGAPGSPGSGAVGAGVQGPAKKTGQKPGLNDVQAELDRMTRKQDSMVSANNIPPTENEA; encoded by the exons ATGGCTCCCGTTCTGGAGAAACAGCTCCCGGGCGCAGCCGGGGCCGGCGAGAATAACAGCGAAGAGGAAGAAGGGCAAAATCTTTG GACATCGATCCTGAGTGATGTTTCCACTAGATCAAGTTCAAAGTTGCCATCTGGAAAAAATATCCTCGTGTTTG ACCTTACTCGGTGTAATGTGTGGATCCTAGATGGGGATGTGTACCACAAGGGCCTTCTTAAGTTTGCTGTCTCAGCTCAGTCGCTACCTGACTGTCTAGCTGTGTTTGTTGCGGACATGTCCCGGCCCTGGACCATTATGGATTCACTACAGAAGTGGGCCAGTGTGCTTCGTGGCCATGTGGACAAACTGAAAATCTCTCctgaggaaaggagagaaatggAACAGAAAA TGGTGAAGGTCTTCCAAGAGTACACAGAACCGGAGGATGCTACCCAATCCTCCCCACAGAGACGGGCCCCAACAGCTGGGGAAGACGAGGCTGTTGTACTACCGCTTGGGgacaacacactcacatacaacCTGGGTATTCCAGTGCTAATAGTTTGCACAAAG tgtgATGCAGTTGCTGTATTAGAGAAGGAGCACGACTACAGAGAGGAGCACTTTGATTTCATCCAGTCTCACATCAGGAGATTTTGCTTACAGT ATGGAGCTGGACTGATCTATACTTCagtcaaagaggagaagaacCTGGATCTGCTTTACAAATATATAGTACATAAGATGTATGACTTCAAGTTCACCACGCCTGCCTTAGTGGTGGAGAAGGATGCAGTGTTTAT TCCTTCTGGATGGGATAATGACAAGAAAATTGGAATATTGCATGAAAACTTCACAACAGTCAGACCTGAAGATCCATTTGAAGATTTTATCACAAAGCCTCCAGTGCGGAAG TTTGTTCACGACAAAGAGATAAGTGCAGAGGATGAGCAAGTGTTCTTGATGAAGCAGCAG TCATTGTTAGCAAAGCAACCAGCCACACCAACAAGAGGGGCAACA gaATCTCCAGGACGGCCAGCCACAGGGTCACCCAGACCTGCAGGACGTGCTGGACAACCTACAGTGAGCAGCTCACCATTGTCTGCAGTCAAAAAGCCTGATCCTAACATGAAAG GGGGGGCTGCAAATGAGGGAGTGCTTGCTAACTTCTTCAACAGCCTGTTGAGTAAAAAGACTGGAGCCCCAGGGAGCCCAGGATCTGGAGCAGTGGGAGCTGGAGTGCAAGGGCCTGCCAAGAAAACAG GGCAGAAGCCGGGTTTGAATgatgtccaggctgagctggaTAGGATGACTCGCAAACAAGACTCCATGGTTTCAGCTAACAACATACCACCGACAGAGAACGAAGCATGa
- the dync1li2 gene encoding cytoplasmic dynein 1 light intermediate chain 2 isoform X4 codes for MAPVLEKQLPGAAGAGENNSEEEEGQNLWTSILSDVSTRSSSKLPSGKNILVFGEDGSGKTSLMAKLQGADHNKKGRGLEYLYLNVNDEDRDVVKVFQEYTEPEDATQSSPQRRAPTAGEDEAVVLPLGDNTLTYNLGIPVLIVCTKCDAVAVLEKEHDYREEHFDFIQSHIRRFCLQYGAGLIYTSVKEEKNLDLLYKYIVHKMYDFKFTTPALVVEKDAVFIPSGWDNDKKIGILHENFTTVRPEDPFEDFITKPPVRKFVHDKEISAEDEQVFLMKQQSLLAKQPATPTRGATESPGRPATGSPRPAGRAGQPTVSSSPLSAVKKPDPNMKGGAANEGVLANFFNSLLSKKTGAPGSPGSGAVGAGVQGPAKKTGQKPGLNDVQAELDRMTRKQDSMVSANNIPPTENEA; via the exons ATGGCTCCCGTTCTGGAGAAACAGCTCCCGGGCGCAGCCGGGGCCGGCGAGAATAACAGCGAAGAGGAAGAAGGGCAAAATCTTTG GACATCGATCCTGAGTGATGTTTCCACTAGATCAAGTTCAAAGTTGCCATCTGGAAAAAATATCCTCGTGTTTG GTGAGGATGGCTCAGGAAAAACATCACTCATGGCCAAACTTCAAGGAGCTGATCACAACAAGAAAGGGAGGGGACTGGAATATCTGTACTTAAATGTCAATGATGAGGACAGGGATG TGGTGAAGGTCTTCCAAGAGTACACAGAACCGGAGGATGCTACCCAATCCTCCCCACAGAGACGGGCCCCAACAGCTGGGGAAGACGAGGCTGTTGTACTACCGCTTGGGgacaacacactcacatacaacCTGGGTATTCCAGTGCTAATAGTTTGCACAAAG tgtgATGCAGTTGCTGTATTAGAGAAGGAGCACGACTACAGAGAGGAGCACTTTGATTTCATCCAGTCTCACATCAGGAGATTTTGCTTACAGT ATGGAGCTGGACTGATCTATACTTCagtcaaagaggagaagaacCTGGATCTGCTTTACAAATATATAGTACATAAGATGTATGACTTCAAGTTCACCACGCCTGCCTTAGTGGTGGAGAAGGATGCAGTGTTTAT TCCTTCTGGATGGGATAATGACAAGAAAATTGGAATATTGCATGAAAACTTCACAACAGTCAGACCTGAAGATCCATTTGAAGATTTTATCACAAAGCCTCCAGTGCGGAAG TTTGTTCACGACAAAGAGATAAGTGCAGAGGATGAGCAAGTGTTCTTGATGAAGCAGCAG TCATTGTTAGCAAAGCAACCAGCCACACCAACAAGAGGGGCAACA gaATCTCCAGGACGGCCAGCCACAGGGTCACCCAGACCTGCAGGACGTGCTGGACAACCTACAGTGAGCAGCTCACCATTGTCTGCAGTCAAAAAGCCTGATCCTAACATGAAAG GGGGGGCTGCAAATGAGGGAGTGCTTGCTAACTTCTTCAACAGCCTGTTGAGTAAAAAGACTGGAGCCCCAGGGAGCCCAGGATCTGGAGCAGTGGGAGCTGGAGTGCAAGGGCCTGCCAAGAAAACAG GGCAGAAGCCGGGTTTGAATgatgtccaggctgagctggaTAGGATGACTCGCAAACAAGACTCCATGGTTTCAGCTAACAACATACCACCGACAGAGAACGAAGCATGa